A single Cottoperca gobio chromosome 7, fCotGob3.1, whole genome shotgun sequence DNA region contains:
- the l1cama gene encoding neural cell adhesion molecule L1.2 isoform X3 codes for MPHTQRQQVGSRGQCSSRLLPLLLLLSLAAQPSQAAIHIPSNFKRPPMIIIQPESVTVFSVEDLVMSCEATGNPLPNFRWTKDGEEFDPGSDPELKVSERPGSFAFYTLSNTMESLKPYQAKYVCYASNELGTAVSNEATLNTDVPPVQQKEKKVHVKSEEGNSIVLKCNPPQSSMEPIIHWMDWRLHHIQLSERVVVGKDGNLYFAHSTTDDSRIDYTCNVQYLATRTILAKEPIILTVNPSNSVLRNRRPNMMRPTGSHSTYHTLKGQTVELECIVQGLPTPKVSWLRKDGEMSESRTIKDMFNRRLRFTNITESDGGEYQCTAENPQGKVSHTYTVTVEAAPYWIKEPPSQLYAPGETVRLDCQADGIPSPTISWTINGTPLSATDKDPRHSQTASGSLILMDVNFGDTAIYQCQASNKHGNILTNTNVYVIELSPQILTEDGNAYTFTEGQKALLECETFGSPKPKVIWESSSTSSLLADPRVNPLTNGALEITNVTHDDEGIYTCIIQNTNLSVNAELEVLNRTVILSPPQDQKVQPGNTTIFTCLALIDSRLGTAFIQWRKNDQKIFESHSDEKYTFDGPDLKITNVEADDEAVYTCQVITKLDMAEASGSLTLWDRPDPPVLLQMTDPKRRSVTLSWTPGDDHNSPVLEYVVEFEDQGSKERGWEELKRVAGTKKRASLPLWSYMSYRFRVIAINYVGKSIPSKPTEIHNTPAEVPDNNPEDVRSESKDPDTLVITWEEMDKRHFHGPDFKYRVFWRRVLGSGPNWHTNYTTTPTFTVHVIGSFSAFEIKVQAVNEKGEGPEPDPVIGYSGEDVPLEAPMNVGIELMNSTTIRVNWAAVDKETVRGHLLGYKVYVTRVGSRGHHRGRRSREPESTVVVETGANEEKKVISDLRPYSHYALAVTVFNSKGEGPHSETMSFITNEGVPGPPMSLMLDSPSETEMTLHWTPPGLPNGVLIGYLLQYQQIVESDDSPMQVETIDDPTVTHLTLKGLDRHSHYRFFLRGHTAAGDGEPIMRDGATMLEGEPPANINLSVGENSVNLSWVAKKRHRNVSFQVHYLNKNDGTTWKKTEKVNSSQSFYQLQGLTPGSHYRLRFTYSNTTFWETDVDTEETEVMEVQPSFATQGWFIGVVSAIVLLLLILLILCFIKRSKGGKYSVKDKEEGPMDSEARPMKDETFGEYRSLESDLEEKRTASQPSLGEESKLCSEDNLDFNGSSAITTELNMDESLVSQFSRPSEGPEALHGLPDNSPLNPTAISPAINGLPNSVTILD; via the exons ATGCCTCACACGCAGCGACAGCAGGTTGGCAGTAGGGGGCAGTGCTCCTCTcgcctcctccccctcctcctcctcctctccctggctgCCCAGCCCAGCCAAGCAGCCATACACATACCGTCCAACT TCAAGAGGCCTCCAATGATCATCATACAGCCGGAGTCTGTCACTGTCTTTAGTGTTGAGGACCTCGTCATGAGCTGTGAAGCCACCGGCAACCCTCTACCCAA TTTCCGATGGACAAAGGACGGAGAGGAGTTTGACCCAGGCAGTGACCCAGAGCTCAAGGTTTCTGAGCGCCCTGGCTCATTCGCATTCTACACACTCAGTAATACTATGGAGAGCCTGAAGCCGTACCAAGCCAAATATGTCTGCTACGCATCCAACGAGCTGGGGACAGCCGTCTCTAACGAGGCCACACTCAACACTGATG TTCCCCCAGtacagcagaaagaaaaaaaggttcatGTGAAATCTGAAGAGGGAAACAGTATTGTTCTGAAGTGTAACCCCCCGCAGAGCTCCATGGAGCCTATCATCCACTGGATGGACTGGA GGCTACACCATATCCAGCTAAGTGAACGAGTGGTGGTGGGGAAGGATGGCAACCTTTACTTTGCCCATTCGACAACTGATGACAGCAGGATCGACTACACCTGCAATGTCCAGTACCTGGCTACACGCACCATTCTGGCAAAGGAGCCCATCATTCTGACTGTAAACCCCT CCAACTCCGTACTGCGGAACAGGAGGCCCAACATGATGAGACCTACTGGAAGCCACAGCACTTACCACACCCTTAAGGGCCAGACTGTGGAGCTTGAGTGCATTGTCCAaggcct tcCAACTCCCAAAGTTTCATGGCTGAGAAAGGACGGCGAGATGTCGGAATCTCGGACCATTAAAGACATGTTCAACCGCCGCCTGCGCTTCACTAATATCACAGAGAGCGACGGAGGCGAGTATCAGTGTACAGCTGAGAACCCCCAAGGGAAGGtctcacacacttacactgtGACTGTGGAAg CGGCTCCCTACTGGATCAAAGAGCCACCCAGTCAGTTATATGCCCCAGGTGAGACTGTCAGGCTAGACTGCCAGGCGGACGGCATCCCCTCACCTACCATCAGCTGGACCATCAACGGGACCCCCCTCTCAG CAACCGACAAGGACCCCAGACATTCCCAGACAGCAAGCGGATCTCTAATCCTAATGGATGTCAACTTTGGAGACACTGCCATCTACCAGTGCCAGGCCTCCAACAAGCATGGAAACATCCTCACCAACACCAACGTCTATGTCATTG AGCTGAGCCCCCAGATCCTTACTGAGGATGGGAATGCATACACATTTACAGAGGGCCAGAAGGCTTTACTGGAGTGTGAGACTTTTGGCTCTCCTAAACCTAAAGTCATATG GGAGAGCAGCAGCACCTCCTCCCTTCTAGCGGATCCCAGAGTGAACCCGCTCACCAACGGGGCGCTTGAGATCACTAATGTCACTCACGACGATGAGGGTATCTACACCTGCATTATACAGAACACCAACTTGTCTGTCAATGCCGAGCTGGAAGTGCTCA ACAGGACAGTGATCCTGTCACCTCCACAGGATCAGAAGGTGCAGCCTGGAAACACAACAATCTTCACTTGTCTGGCCCTTATTGACTCCAGACTCGGCACTGCATTCATTCAGTGGAGAAAGAACGATCAAAAGATCTTTGAGTCCCacagtgacgagaa ATACACATTTGATGGCCCAGACCTGAAGATAACTAATGTGGAAGCAGATGATGAGGCCGTGTACACCTGTCAGGTCATCACTAAGCTTGACATGGCTGAAGCCAGTGGCAGCCTCACTTTATGGG ATCGTCCGGaccctcctgtcctcctccagaTGACTGATCCTAAGCGTCGTTCAGTCACCCTCAGCTGGACTCCTGGAGACGACCACAACAGCCCCGTGCTAG AATATGTGGTTGAGTTTGAGGACCAAGGTTCGAAGGAGAGGGGTTGGGAAGAGCTGAAGAGAGTAGCAGGAACCAAGAAGCGTGCTAGCCTCCCTCTGTGGTCCTACATGTCCTACCGTTTCCGCGTCATTGCCATAAATTATGTGGGAAAGAGCATCCCCAGCAAGCCAACTGAAATCCACAACACACCTGCTGAAG TTCCAGACAATAACCCTGAAGATGTTAGGAGTGAGTCCAAAGACCCAGACACTCTGGTCATCACCTGGGAG GAAATGGACAAACGTCACTTCCATGGGCCTGACTTCAAGTATCGGGTGTTTTGGAGGCGAGTGTTGGGCAGCGGACCCAACTGGCACACCAACTACACAACCACACCAACATTCACGGTCCATGTCATCGGCAGCTTTTCTGCCTTTGAGATCAAAGTTCAGGCTGTCAATGAGAAAGGGGAGGGACCTGAGCCAGACCCCGTCATTGGCTACTCAGGAGAAGATG ttCCACTGGAAGCTCCAATGAATGTGGGTATTGAACTCATGAACAGCACCACCATCAGAGTGAACTGGGCAGCAGTAGACAAAGAGACAGTCAGAGGACACCTGCTTGGATACAAG GTATATGTGACCAGAGTTGGTTCAAGAGGTCACCACCGAGGCCGGAGGTCCAGGGAGCCAGAGAGCACTGTGGTGGTGGAGACCGGGGCCAACGAGGAGAAGAAGGTGATCAGTGATCTCAGACCATACTCCCACTACGCCCTGGCCGTCACTGTATTCAACAGCAAGGGAGAGGGACCCCACTCTGAGACGATGTCCTTCATTACTAACGAGGGAG TTCCTGGTCCTCCCATGTCCCTGATGCTGGACAGCCCATCAGAGACGGAAATGACCCTCCACTGGACACCACCTGGCCTGCCCAATGGAGTCCTGATTGGATATCTACTGCAGTACCAACAGA TTGTGGAGAGTGATGACAGCCCCATGCAGGTCGAGACAATAGACGACCCCACAGTCACCCACCTCACCCTGAAGGGCCTGGACCGCCACAGCCACTACCGCTTCTTCCTGAGGGGGCACACTGCTGCAGGGGACGGAGAGCCCATCATGAGGGACGGTGCCACAATGCTGGAAGGAG AGCCTCCTGCAAACATCAACCTGTCTGTCGGGGAAAACTCCGTTAACCTCAGCTGGGTGGCCAAGAAGAGACACAGGAATGTTAGCTTCCAGGTCCACTACCTCAACAAAAATG ATGGCACTACATGGAAGAAAACGGAGAAAGTGAACTCCTCGCAGTCTTTCTACCAGCTCCAGGGCCTGACTCCTGGCTCTCATTATCGTCTACGCTTCACCTACAGTAACACCACCTTCTGGGAGACTGACGTCGACACAGAGGAAACTG AAGTGATGGAGGTGCAGCCAAGCTTTGCAACACAGGGCTGGTTCATCGGTGTTGTGAGCGCCatcgtgctgctgctgctgatactGCTCATCCTTTGCTTCATCAAGAGGAGTAAAGGGGGGAAGTACTCAG TGAAAGATAAAGAGGAGGGTCCGATGGACTCAGAAGCACGGCCTATGAAGGATGAGACTTTTGGAGAGTACAG ATCTCTAGAAAG TGACCTCGAAGAGAAGCGCACGGCCAGCCAGCCGTCCCTCGGCGAGGAGAGCAAGCTGTGCAGCGAGGACAACCTGGACTTCAACGGCAGCAGTGCCATCACCACTGAGCTCAACATGGATGAGTCTCTGGTCAGCCAGTTCAGCCGGCCCAGCGAGGGTCCAGAGGCGCTGCATGGCCTGCCAGACAACTCCCCGCTCAACCCCACCGCCATCTCCCCAGCCATCAATGGCTTGCCCAACTCAGTCACCATCCTCGATTAA
- the l1cama gene encoding neural cell adhesion molecule L1.2 isoform X2, producing MPHTQRQQVGSRGQCSSRLLPLLLLLSLAAQPSQAAIHIPSNYHISDLKRPPMIIIQPESVTVFSVEDLVMSCEATGNPLPNFRWTKDGEEFDPGSDPELKVSERPGSFAFYTLSNTMESLKPYQAKYVCYASNELGTAVSNEATLNTDVPPVQQKEKKVHVKSEEGNSIVLKCNPPQSSMEPIIHWMDWRLHHIQLSERVVVGKDGNLYFAHSTTDDSRIDYTCNVQYLATRTILAKEPIILTVNPSNSVLRNRRPNMMRPTGSHSTYHTLKGQTVELECIVQGLPTPKVSWLRKDGEMSESRTIKDMFNRRLRFTNITESDGGEYQCTAENPQGKVSHTYTVTVEAAPYWIKEPPSQLYAPGETVRLDCQADGIPSPTISWTINGTPLSATDKDPRHSQTASGSLILMDVNFGDTAIYQCQASNKHGNILTNTNVYVIELSPQILTEDGNAYTFTEGQKALLECETFGSPKPKVIWESSSTSSLLADPRVNPLTNGALEITNVTHDDEGIYTCIIQNTNLSVNAELEVLNRTVILSPPQDQKVQPGNTTIFTCLALIDSRLGTAFIQWRKNDQKIFESHSDEKYTFDGPDLKITNVEADDEAVYTCQVITKLDMAEASGSLTLWDRPDPPVLLQMTDPKRRSVTLSWTPGDDHNSPVLEYVVEFEDQGSKERGWEELKRVAGTKKRASLPLWSYMSYRFRVIAINYVGKSIPSKPTEIHNTPAEVPDNNPEDVRSESKDPDTLVITWEEMDKRHFHGPDFKYRVFWRRVLGSGPNWHTNYTTTPTFTVHVIGSFSAFEIKVQAVNEKGEGPEPDPVIGYSGEDVPLEAPMNVGIELMNSTTIRVNWAAVDKETVRGHLLGYKVYVTRVGSRGHHRGRRSREPESTVVVETGANEEKKVISDLRPYSHYALAVTVFNSKGEGPHSETMSFITNEGVPGPPMSLMLDSPSETEMTLHWTPPGLPNGVLIGYLLQYQQIVESDDSPMQVETIDDPTVTHLTLKGLDRHSHYRFFLRGHTAAGDGEPIMRDGATMLEGEPPANINLSVGENSVNLSWVAKKRHRNVSFQVHYLNKNDGTTWKKTEKVNSSQSFYQLQGLTPGSHYRLRFTYSNTTFWETDVDTEETEVMEVQPSFATQGWFIGVVSAIVLLLLILLILCFIKRSKGGKYSVKDKEEGPMDSEARPMKDETFGEYSDLEEKRTASQPSLGEESKLCSEDNLDFNGSSAITTELNMDESLVSQFSRPSEGPEALHGLPDNSPLNPTAISPAINGLPNSVTILD from the exons ATGCCTCACACGCAGCGACAGCAGGTTGGCAGTAGGGGGCAGTGCTCCTCTcgcctcctccccctcctcctcctcctctccctggctgCCCAGCCCAGCCAAGCAGCCATACACATACCGTCCAACT ACCACATAAGTGATC TCAAGAGGCCTCCAATGATCATCATACAGCCGGAGTCTGTCACTGTCTTTAGTGTTGAGGACCTCGTCATGAGCTGTGAAGCCACCGGCAACCCTCTACCCAA TTTCCGATGGACAAAGGACGGAGAGGAGTTTGACCCAGGCAGTGACCCAGAGCTCAAGGTTTCTGAGCGCCCTGGCTCATTCGCATTCTACACACTCAGTAATACTATGGAGAGCCTGAAGCCGTACCAAGCCAAATATGTCTGCTACGCATCCAACGAGCTGGGGACAGCCGTCTCTAACGAGGCCACACTCAACACTGATG TTCCCCCAGtacagcagaaagaaaaaaaggttcatGTGAAATCTGAAGAGGGAAACAGTATTGTTCTGAAGTGTAACCCCCCGCAGAGCTCCATGGAGCCTATCATCCACTGGATGGACTGGA GGCTACACCATATCCAGCTAAGTGAACGAGTGGTGGTGGGGAAGGATGGCAACCTTTACTTTGCCCATTCGACAACTGATGACAGCAGGATCGACTACACCTGCAATGTCCAGTACCTGGCTACACGCACCATTCTGGCAAAGGAGCCCATCATTCTGACTGTAAACCCCT CCAACTCCGTACTGCGGAACAGGAGGCCCAACATGATGAGACCTACTGGAAGCCACAGCACTTACCACACCCTTAAGGGCCAGACTGTGGAGCTTGAGTGCATTGTCCAaggcct tcCAACTCCCAAAGTTTCATGGCTGAGAAAGGACGGCGAGATGTCGGAATCTCGGACCATTAAAGACATGTTCAACCGCCGCCTGCGCTTCACTAATATCACAGAGAGCGACGGAGGCGAGTATCAGTGTACAGCTGAGAACCCCCAAGGGAAGGtctcacacacttacactgtGACTGTGGAAg CGGCTCCCTACTGGATCAAAGAGCCACCCAGTCAGTTATATGCCCCAGGTGAGACTGTCAGGCTAGACTGCCAGGCGGACGGCATCCCCTCACCTACCATCAGCTGGACCATCAACGGGACCCCCCTCTCAG CAACCGACAAGGACCCCAGACATTCCCAGACAGCAAGCGGATCTCTAATCCTAATGGATGTCAACTTTGGAGACACTGCCATCTACCAGTGCCAGGCCTCCAACAAGCATGGAAACATCCTCACCAACACCAACGTCTATGTCATTG AGCTGAGCCCCCAGATCCTTACTGAGGATGGGAATGCATACACATTTACAGAGGGCCAGAAGGCTTTACTGGAGTGTGAGACTTTTGGCTCTCCTAAACCTAAAGTCATATG GGAGAGCAGCAGCACCTCCTCCCTTCTAGCGGATCCCAGAGTGAACCCGCTCACCAACGGGGCGCTTGAGATCACTAATGTCACTCACGACGATGAGGGTATCTACACCTGCATTATACAGAACACCAACTTGTCTGTCAATGCCGAGCTGGAAGTGCTCA ACAGGACAGTGATCCTGTCACCTCCACAGGATCAGAAGGTGCAGCCTGGAAACACAACAATCTTCACTTGTCTGGCCCTTATTGACTCCAGACTCGGCACTGCATTCATTCAGTGGAGAAAGAACGATCAAAAGATCTTTGAGTCCCacagtgacgagaa ATACACATTTGATGGCCCAGACCTGAAGATAACTAATGTGGAAGCAGATGATGAGGCCGTGTACACCTGTCAGGTCATCACTAAGCTTGACATGGCTGAAGCCAGTGGCAGCCTCACTTTATGGG ATCGTCCGGaccctcctgtcctcctccagaTGACTGATCCTAAGCGTCGTTCAGTCACCCTCAGCTGGACTCCTGGAGACGACCACAACAGCCCCGTGCTAG AATATGTGGTTGAGTTTGAGGACCAAGGTTCGAAGGAGAGGGGTTGGGAAGAGCTGAAGAGAGTAGCAGGAACCAAGAAGCGTGCTAGCCTCCCTCTGTGGTCCTACATGTCCTACCGTTTCCGCGTCATTGCCATAAATTATGTGGGAAAGAGCATCCCCAGCAAGCCAACTGAAATCCACAACACACCTGCTGAAG TTCCAGACAATAACCCTGAAGATGTTAGGAGTGAGTCCAAAGACCCAGACACTCTGGTCATCACCTGGGAG GAAATGGACAAACGTCACTTCCATGGGCCTGACTTCAAGTATCGGGTGTTTTGGAGGCGAGTGTTGGGCAGCGGACCCAACTGGCACACCAACTACACAACCACACCAACATTCACGGTCCATGTCATCGGCAGCTTTTCTGCCTTTGAGATCAAAGTTCAGGCTGTCAATGAGAAAGGGGAGGGACCTGAGCCAGACCCCGTCATTGGCTACTCAGGAGAAGATG ttCCACTGGAAGCTCCAATGAATGTGGGTATTGAACTCATGAACAGCACCACCATCAGAGTGAACTGGGCAGCAGTAGACAAAGAGACAGTCAGAGGACACCTGCTTGGATACAAG GTATATGTGACCAGAGTTGGTTCAAGAGGTCACCACCGAGGCCGGAGGTCCAGGGAGCCAGAGAGCACTGTGGTGGTGGAGACCGGGGCCAACGAGGAGAAGAAGGTGATCAGTGATCTCAGACCATACTCCCACTACGCCCTGGCCGTCACTGTATTCAACAGCAAGGGAGAGGGACCCCACTCTGAGACGATGTCCTTCATTACTAACGAGGGAG TTCCTGGTCCTCCCATGTCCCTGATGCTGGACAGCCCATCAGAGACGGAAATGACCCTCCACTGGACACCACCTGGCCTGCCCAATGGAGTCCTGATTGGATATCTACTGCAGTACCAACAGA TTGTGGAGAGTGATGACAGCCCCATGCAGGTCGAGACAATAGACGACCCCACAGTCACCCACCTCACCCTGAAGGGCCTGGACCGCCACAGCCACTACCGCTTCTTCCTGAGGGGGCACACTGCTGCAGGGGACGGAGAGCCCATCATGAGGGACGGTGCCACAATGCTGGAAGGAG AGCCTCCTGCAAACATCAACCTGTCTGTCGGGGAAAACTCCGTTAACCTCAGCTGGGTGGCCAAGAAGAGACACAGGAATGTTAGCTTCCAGGTCCACTACCTCAACAAAAATG ATGGCACTACATGGAAGAAAACGGAGAAAGTGAACTCCTCGCAGTCTTTCTACCAGCTCCAGGGCCTGACTCCTGGCTCTCATTATCGTCTACGCTTCACCTACAGTAACACCACCTTCTGGGAGACTGACGTCGACACAGAGGAAACTG AAGTGATGGAGGTGCAGCCAAGCTTTGCAACACAGGGCTGGTTCATCGGTGTTGTGAGCGCCatcgtgctgctgctgctgatactGCTCATCCTTTGCTTCATCAAGAGGAGTAAAGGGGGGAAGTACTCAG TGAAAGATAAAGAGGAGGGTCCGATGGACTCAGAAGCACGGCCTATGAAGGATGAGACTTTTGGAGAGTACAG TGACCTCGAAGAGAAGCGCACGGCCAGCCAGCCGTCCCTCGGCGAGGAGAGCAAGCTGTGCAGCGAGGACAACCTGGACTTCAACGGCAGCAGTGCCATCACCACTGAGCTCAACATGGATGAGTCTCTGGTCAGCCAGTTCAGCCGGCCCAGCGAGGGTCCAGAGGCGCTGCATGGCCTGCCAGACAACTCCCCGCTCAACCCCACCGCCATCTCCCCAGCCATCAATGGCTTGCCCAACTCAGTCACCATCCTCGATTAA